CAACAAGCGAATCTGTAATCCACGTCTCCGTATCATGAAGAAGCTTCCCGTCTGGTCCGTACAACGAAACAGTCTTCCCGTGGCGGCGAATCTCTGATTCATCGAGCAGCGGCAGAAACTTCTTCTTCATTGCTGACATCAGCTCTTCTCCGTTTACGTCGCTCTTGGTCAATTGCTTTCGAATCGGTCTGCTACATGGCCCAACCAAGAGGGAGTCGATGATCTTCTCCGGTGGATTCGCCGGAATGTTCCATCGGCGGAGTAACTCCAACGTTTCTTCCGAATTGTCTTCCGATTCCATTTTTTCTGCTTCTTCTTCGTGTCGATAAGAGGTTGTTGGGACTTTAAAATGGAATGGAAGAATAGGCGAACCACTTGCACTTGCCTTGCCTCGTTATATATAACGACTTTCTTTCTTTTTTTTCTTTAAAGACGTTAGCTTATCTTGAACTGCAAATACTTCCTCTCCACGCTTCCTCTTTTGTTACTCAATTCAATTAAACTCCACCTATTATTTATTGTATTTTTGTTCATTATTCTTAGGCTTCTAATTGTCATTTTAGTTAATTTCCCTTTTTCCTGTTTTATTATTTATTCTACAGCTTTTTAAGAGCACCATTATCCAAAAAAACCCATTAGTGTTTTTTAATGAATATTTTAGTATTTAAATGTAGTTAAATGGGTTTAAGAACTCTCGTTAAGAAACCCTCCAATTTTGTGCCTCCAATGGTAGTTTTTAAATTAAAGGTTTTTTAAAAAAAATAAGATTTTTTTTTTAGATTAATTTTTTTATTAAATAAAACATATTGAAAGATAATATTTTAAACATAGATTTTAAAATAAAAACATAAAAACAAAGACTAGTAAAATAAGCGATAATAATTTGAAAGAAGCATCCGAGCTCAGTTGTGTCCAA
The DNA window shown above is from Brassica oleracea var. oleracea cultivar TO1000 chromosome C3, BOL, whole genome shotgun sequence and carries:
- the LOC106330880 gene encoding putative B3 domain-containing protein At4g03170; this encodes MESEDNSEETLELLRRWNIPANPPEKIIDSLLVGPCSRPIRKQLTKSDVNGEELMSAMKKKFLPLLDESEIRRHGKTVSLYGPDGKLLHDTETWITDSLVDSIAGWRKFVGDYELKENCDFITVWMFIHEETHEICFAIEVKSKTKRLL